AAAATATGGCGTCAGCCGCACCATTGTGCGCGAAGCGCTGCTGATGCTGGAATTGCAGGGCACGGTTGATATTCGCCAGGGGTCGGGCGTCTATGTGATGCGTATTCCGCAGGCCCATGAAAACGAGGAAGAGCGCTTTCTCAGTAGCGATGTTGGCCCGTTCGAGATCCTGCAAGCGCGTCAGTTGCTGGAGAGCAATATTGCTGCCTTTGCGGCGACTATGGCGACGCGGGCGGATGTTGACAACCTGCGGCGGATTCTCGAACAAGAGCAGCGCGCCATCGCCCTGAATGACACCACCCAGGACAACAGCAAGATGTTTCATCTGGTGCTGGCCGGGGCTTCGCAAAACCAGATGCTGCTGGCAACGGTAGAGAGCATCTGGCACCAGATGGACAGTAGCCCGCTGTGGCAACAGTTTAATGTGCATATCGCCAGCCGTCCGTATCGCCTGAAATGGCTGGGCGACCGGCAAACGCTGCTGGCAGCGGTGCGTCGCCGCGATGTGATGGGCGCATGGCAGGCGATGTGGCAGCATCTGGAAAATGTCAAAAAAAGCCTGCTGGAGCTATCTGATGAAGATGCGCCGGATTTCGACGGCTATCTGTTTGAATCCGTCCCCATCTTCCAGGGAAAATTGATGTGAAAATCCTTCCTCTCTACGAAGCGCCGCGCTTTGCGCCGCAGGTTATCGAGTGGCTGTGGCATGAGTTTGGCGATTCCCTGCCGCGCGATTTCTTTGCCAGCATTATTGATCACAGCCAGACGCCGGGCGCGTTACCGTTGACGTTTGTGCTGGTTGACGGCGATGAACTGCTGGCGACCG
Above is a genomic segment from Kosakonia radicincitans DSM 16656 containing:
- a CDS encoding GntR family transcriptional regulator produces the protein MEKAVVPPEKKQYQEIGEDLREQIIQGHYPVGSRLPPERNIAEKYGVSRTIVREALLMLELQGTVDIRQGSGVYVMRIPQAHENEEERFLSSDVGPFEILQARQLLESNIAAFAATMATRADVDNLRRILEQEQRAIALNDTTQDNSKMFHLVLAGASQNQMLLATVESIWHQMDSSPLWQQFNVHIASRPYRLKWLGDRQTLLAAVRRRDVMGAWQAMWQHLENVKKSLLELSDEDAPDFDGYLFESVPIFQGKLM